Proteins encoded by one window of Pseudochaenichthys georgianus chromosome 9, fPseGeo1.2, whole genome shotgun sequence:
- the rnf34a gene encoding E3 ubiquitin-protein ligase RNF34a isoform X1: MKAGASSMWASCCGLLNEVMGTGAVRGQQPGFGAGAGPFRFAPSAGYSTYPPASSGSPSLVCKACGQAFSVFRRKYICCDCKRSFCSLCSVLQENLRVCATCNLLKATAFQRPRLMRLRVRDLRQYLLLRNVPTDTCREKEDLVDLVLCHRGIEEEEDPDAASLLSRSLYTPTPSTTQSASELSAFVASQEEPLSRSDSSDTNQDIGDATSVSLLNLDPSEHNPEVSPQTRRRARASLSDISSLRDIEGLSVRQLKEILARNFVNFSGCCEKWELVERVNRLYRETEENRKSLENVSSTETTVVAFPPPICNGAVGDGEKAPLTVQDDNLCRICMDAVIDCVLLECGHMVTCTKCGKRMNECPICRQYVVRAVHVFKS; this comes from the exons ATGAAG GCAGGAGCCTCGTCCATGTGGGCTTCATGCTGTGGTTTGCTGAATGAAGTCATGGGTACAGGGGCCGTCAGAGGCCAGCAGCCAGGGTTTGGGGCCGGTGCTGGACCCTTCAGATTTGCCCCCAGTGCGGGATACTCCACATACCCGCCCGCCAGCTCAGGAAGTCCCAGTCTGGTCTGCAAGGCCTGTGGTCAGGCCTTCTCAGTCTTCAGGAGGAAG TATATTTGCTGTGACTGCAAGAGGAGCTTCTGCTCTCTGTGCTCCGTGCTTCAGGAGAATCTGCGTGTCTGTGCCACATGTAATTTGCTGAAGGCGACAGCGTTTCAGCGTCCGCGGCTCATGCGCCTACGAGTCAGGGACCTGCGTCAGTACTTGCTGCTCCGCAACGTCCCCACGGATACCTGCAGGGAAAAAGAAGACCTGGTGGACTTGGTGCTTTGTCACAGAGGcattgaggaagaggaggacccAGACGCGGCCAGCCTCCTCTCGCGTTCCCTCTACACGCCGACCCCTTCCACCACGCAGTCAGCCTCAGAGCTGTCGGCCTTCGTCGCCTCTCAGGAGGAGCCGCTCAGCAGGAGTGACAGCTCTGACACCAACCAG GATATAGGTGATGCCACATCTGTGTCTCTCCTCAACTTGGACCCCAGTGAACACAATCCGGAG GTCAGTCCTCAGACGCGGCGTCGGGCCAGAGCGTCACTCTCAGATATCTCCAGCCTGAGGGACATCGAGGGCCTGTCCGTCCGGCAGCTGAAGGAGATCCTCGCCAGGAACTTTGTCAACTTCTCAGGGTGCTGTGAGAAGTGGGAGCTGGTAGAGCGGGTCAACCGACTGTACAGAGAGACGGAGGAGAACAGGAAATCAT TGGAAAATGTGAGCAGTACAGAAACCACAG TGGTGGCCTTTCCCCCTCCTATCTGCAACGGGGCCGTCGGAG ACGGTGAGAAGGCTCCGCTGACGGTCCAGGATGACAACCTCTGCAGGATCTGCATGGACGCTGTGATCGACTGCGTCCTCCTGGAGTGCGGTCACATGGTCACCTGCACCAAGTGCGGCAAGAGGATGAACGAGTGCCCGATCTGCAGGCAGTACGTCGTGAGGGCCGTGCACGTCTTCAAGTCCTAA
- the kdm2ba gene encoding lysine (K)-specific demethylase 2Ba, with translation MALSLSGDDEEYDSESEQQRAANRPKPKVGTSAAIKLPSNRSSSGARRRRTRCRKCEACVRTECGECHFCKDMKKFGGPGRMKQSCIMRQCIAPVLPHTAVCVVCKEAGKEDTLEEEEEKFNFMLMECSICNEIVHPNCLKVNDASGVVNDELPNCWECPKCNHAGKSGKALKQKRGPGFKYASNLPGSLLREQKSLKEEGDASTAVKRRPDREETPRYRPEETLHRQPPLLSPSNLPRPRPEDKLRKKRKLFDDDEEEDLGMRKKEKSDDPYYSKLLHHIKTEEEDEDPYEEEDEEGRVPHFRGGVERRGRFGDPEDEADERDSRSSLLNPSVKTPFGDSDQSLCSSPQAGPSSEGGSETQEKGPRRKARRKRRLPNRELSRELSKALNQEIQKTEDCLANENRQPLKVEPQTENEEPQRLFRNELGDQRPHLKNKEMNGTPWELRHFYPSQITPLGFNRSTPTNRPVPPHSPPKCVQMERHVIRPPPISPPPDRLPLKDGKSHVIQREVWMKIFGYLTHQELCVCMRVCKTWNRWCCDKRLWTMIDLNRCTSITPLMLSGIIRRQPGSLDLSWTNISKKQLGWLINRLPGLRVLKLSGCSWAAVSALCTSSCPLLRTLDVQWVEGLKDAQMRDLLSPPTDNRPGQLDNRCKLRNVEDLRLAGLDITDTSLRLISRQMPSLSMLDLSYCNHINDQSVNLLTAAGTTTRDSLTDINLSVCNRVTDHSLNFFKRCGSICQIDLRFCKQVTRTACERFIAEMSVSVPFRLKEDKLLQKAS, from the exons CAGCGGGCGGCCAACCGCCCGAAGCCGAAGGTTGGGACGTCGGCGGCCATCAAGCTGCCGTCCAATCGCAGCTCATCGGGAGCGAGACGCAGGAGGACGCGATGCCGGAAGTGCGAGGCGTGCGTCCGGACCGAGTGTGGAGAGTGTCACTTCTgcaaagacatgaagaagttcGGAGGGCCGGGGCGCATGAAGCAGTCCTGCATCATGAGGCAGTGCATTGCA CCGGTGCTGCCTCACACggcggtgtgtgtggtgtgtaagGAGGCCGGGAAAGAGGACAcactggaggaagaggaggaaaagtTCAACTTCATGCTGATGGAGTGCTCCATCTGCAACGAGATCGTCCATCCCAACTGCCTGAAG GTGAACGATGCCTCAGGGGTGGTGAACGATGAGCTGCCCAACTGCTGGGAATGCCCCAAATGCAACCATGCTGGAAAAAGTGGAAAAG CATTGAAACAAAAAAGGGGTCCAGGGTTCAAGTACGCCTCCAACCTCCCGGGCTCTCTGCTGAGGGAGCAGAAGTCCCTGAAGGAGGAGGGGGACGCGTCCACAGCGGTGAAGAGGAGGCCGGACAGAGAGGAGACCCCCAGGTACCGACCGGAGGAGACTCTCCACCGACAGCCCCCCCTGCTCTCCCCCAGCAACCTGCCCCGCCCCCGGCCCGAGGACAAactgaggaagaagaggaagctGTTTGATGACGATGAGGAAGAGGATCTCGGCATGAGGAAGAAG GAAAAGTCAGATGATCCTTATTATTCCAAACTCCTACATCATATAAAGACAGAAGAGGAGGACGAAGACCCCTatgaggaggaggatgaagaaggCAGGGTGCCTCACTTCAGGGGAGGTGTAGAAAGGAGAGGGCGTTTTGGGGACCCTGAAGACGAAGCAGATGAGAGGGACTCCAGGAGTTCACTCTTAAACCCCTCTGTTAAAACTCCTTTTGGAGACAGTGACCAGTCGCTCTGCAGCTCCCCGCAGGCCGGCCCCAGCAGCGAGGGCGGCAGTGAGACCCAGGAAAAGGGTCCGCGTCGCAAAGCCCGCCGGAAGCGCCGTTTACCCAACAGAGAGCTGAGCCGGGAGCTGAGCAAAGCCCTGAACCAGGAGATCCAGAAAACGGAGGACTGCCTGGCCAACGAGAACCGGCAGCCCCTCAAGGTGGAGCCGCAGACGGAGAACGAGGAACCCCAGAGGCTGTTCCGCAACGAGCTGGGGGATCAGAGGCCCCACCTCAAGAACAAAGAGATGAACGGGACCCCCTGGGAGCTGCGCCACTTCTACCCCAGTCAGATCACCCCGCTGGGCTTCAATAGGAGCACCCCCACCAACCGGCCCGTGCCCCCACACTCCCCGCCCAAGTGTGTCCAGATGGAGCGGCACGTCATCCGGCCGCCCCCGATAAGCCCGCCCCCCGACAGACTGCCGCTGAAAGACGGGAAATCACACGTCATTCAGCGAGAGGTGTGGATGAAGATCTTCGGATACCTCACCCACCAGGAGCTGTGTGTCTGCATGAGGGTCTGCAAGACGTGGAACAGATG gtgttgTGATAAGAGACTCTGGACGATGATCGACCTGAACCGCTGCACCTCCATCACGCCTCTCATGCTGAGTGGGATTATCCGCCGGCAGCCGGGCTCCCTGGACCTCAGCTGGACCAACATCTCCAAGAAACAATTGGGCTGGCTTATAAACAGATTGCCAG GTCTTCGGGTGTTAAAGTTGTCGGGGTGTTCCTGGGCGGCGGTTTCTGCGCTCTGCACCTCCAGCTGCCCTCTGCTGCGCACCCTGGACGTCCAGTGGGTAGAGGGGCTCAAAGACGCTCAGATGAGGGACCTCCTCTCTCCCCCCACAGACAACAGACCAG GTCAGCTGGATAACCGCTGCAAGCTGCGGAACGTGGAGGACCTGCGCCTGGCGGGGCTGGACATCACCGACACGTCTCTACGCCTCATCAGCCGGCAGATGCCCTCTCTCTCCATGCTGGACCTGAGCTACTGCAACCACATCAACGACCAGTCGGTCAACCTGCTGACCGCCGCCGGGACCACCACCAGGGACTCCCTCACAGACATCAACCTGTCAG TTTGTAACCGGGTCACAGACCATTCCCTGAACTTTTTCAAGCGCTGCGGCAGCATCTGTCAGATCGACCTGCGCTTCTGCAAGCAGGTGACGAGGACGGCCTGCGAGCGCTTCATCGCAGAAATGTCAGTGAGCGTGCCGTTCAGACTGAAAGAGGACAAACTGCTGCAGAAGGCCAGCTAG
- the c9h5orf34 gene encoding uncharacterized protein C5orf34 homolog isoform X1: METSLSDSLMIMYEDESVDVRYGNGAQLQMSPCGCEFMLVKPKDPSGHPLQPTERVRQRTRFTISAYKEFIVAALAFRNKYASRPYLPEELIPADRKKPFVSIDSDVLWPKWSSFDAELGPASETIIRSEEGRAALMLSASGDTFSVEFTSSLSQTQRRSMQGFSRDSDSSPGNHPQQQQISNLICQTSNVENKRVHQGIGSRRNESIRSRSCSPWTLSTAQPTPEEMYQSTTVVQHHSCCAVAPPWCYPLSLARHLWTTRLSKAKEIRTKEISENTQGHESINKPEISITERQSHLPLALPLTCPSPHWHRWKVEDGLVEKEHPDQDLPTELLKVMRCQGVTYRILSGTVSVIEVSPGGESVMRSNGVLNNYFTQHKLLSGQVKEVTYHLNSLPPDVPGQLYSVCSIVSRADRILACYNEAKQSLKLTATPSCLQEERRSSQPARMEEHLLNLVPFEQHVNVTQTVESRSDLVAAELEKIKRFNFLLENNHLITSDKGCAKLERSSPEEVNHEPVNEDCIAEALQKTSKAIRDIDALISAASLTGV, encoded by the exons ATGGAAACCAGCCTCAGTGACAGCCTGATGATCATGTACGAGGATGAATCGGTGGATGTTCGTTACGGAAACGGAGCTCAGTTACAAATGTCGCCGTGTGGCTGTGAGTTCATGCTGGTGAAACCCAAAGACCCCTCCGGACACCCTCTGCAGCCCACTGAGAGGGTCCGACAGAGGACCAGATTCACTATCAGCGCTTATAAG GAGTTCATAGTTGCTGCATTGGCATTTAGGAATAAATATGCAAGTCGCCCATATCTGCCAGAGGAGCTCATCCCTGCTGACCGCAAAAAG CCTTTTGTCAGCATTGACTCAGATGTGCTGTGGCCTAAGTGGTCTTCATTTGATGCTGAGCTGGGACCTGCAAGCGAGACCATCATCAGGTCGGAGGAGGGACGAGCTGCGTTGATGCTGTCGGCCTCTGGTGACACATTTTCCGTTGAGTTTACAAGCAGCCTCAGTCAGACACAGCGCCGCAGCATGCAGGGTTTCAGCAGAGACTCTGACAGCAGCCCAGGAAATCATCCTCAGCAGCAGCAAATAAGCAATCTGATCTGTCAGACTTCCAATGTTGAGAACAAACGGGTTCATCAGGGAATCGGAAGCAGAAGGAATGAATCTATTAGATCAAGGTCTTGTTCCCCTTGGACTCTCAGCACTGCTCAGCCAACG CCAGAGGAGATGTATCAATCCACCACAGTGGTACAGCATCACTCCTGCTGCGCTGTTGCCCCACCCTGGTGCTACCCTCTGTCCTTGGCTCGGCATCTCTGGACTACTCGTCTCTCTAAAGCTAAAGAAATAAGAACAAAGGAAATCAGCGAAAACACGCAGGGACACGAAAGCATCAACAAGCCAGAAATATCCATCACAGAAAGACAGTCTCATCTTCCTCTGGCGCTGCCTCTCACATGTCCATCACCTCACTGGCACAG ATGGAAGGTTGAAGACGGCCTGGTGGAAAAAGAACATCCAGACCAAGATCTTCCAACAGAGTTGTTAAAGGTGATGAGGTGTCAAGGAGTCACCTACAG GATACTGAGCGGGACGGTCTCAGTCATAGAGGTTTCTCCAGGTGGTGAATCAGTCATGCGGTCTAACGGGGTCCTTAATAATTATTTTACCCAACACAAACTCCTCTCAGGGCAG GTGAAGGAGGTAACATACCATCTGAACAGCCTTCCCCCTGACGTACCCGGACAGCTGTACTCTGTGTGCTCCATTGTGAGCCGTGCAGACAG GATACTGGCTTGCTATAATGAGGCCAAGCAATCCCTGAAGCTCACTGCGACACCAAGCTGCCTGCAAGAG GAGAGACGTTCTTCTCAACCAGCAAGGATGGAAGAACATCTTCTCAATCTTGTTCCTTTTGAGCAGCATGTGAATGTCACACAGACTGTAGAAAGTCG GTCAGATCTGGTAGCTGCAGAATTGGAGAAGATTAAACGTTTCAACT TTCTGTTAGAGAACAACCACCTGATAACGAGTGATAAAGGATGTGCGAAACTTGAACGCAGCTCTCCAGAGGAGGTCAATCATGAACCAGTGAATGAGGACTGCATCGCAGAGGCTCTACAGAAAACCTCGAAAGCCATACGGGACATTGATGCTCTCATATCCGCAGCCTCACTGACTGGAGTCTGA
- the c9h5orf34 gene encoding uncharacterized protein C5orf34 homolog isoform X2 gives METSLSDSLMIMYEDESVDVRYGNGAQLQMSPCGCEFMLVKPKDPSGHPLQPTERVRQRTRFTISAYKEFIVAALAFRNKYASRPYLPEELIPADRKKPFVSIDSDVLWPKWSSFDAELGPASETIIRSEEGRAALMLSASGDTFSVEFTSSLSQTQRRSMQGFSRDSDSSPGNHPQQQQISNLICQTSNVENKRVHQGIGSRRNESIRSRSCSPWTLSTAQPTPEEMYQSTTVVQHHSCCAVAPPWCYPLSLARHLWTTRLSKAKEIRTKEISENTQGHESINKPEISITERQSHLPLALPLTCPSPHWHRWKVEDGLVEKEHPDQDLPTELLKVMRCQGVTYRILSGTVSVIEVSPGGESVMRSNGVLNNYFTQHKLLSGQVKEVTYHLNSLPPDVPGQLYSVCSIVSRADRILACYNEAKQSLKLTATPSCLQEERRSSQPARMEEHLLNLVPFEQHVNVTQTVESRYYAEYVLLFNIHAQFC, from the exons ATGGAAACCAGCCTCAGTGACAGCCTGATGATCATGTACGAGGATGAATCGGTGGATGTTCGTTACGGAAACGGAGCTCAGTTACAAATGTCGCCGTGTGGCTGTGAGTTCATGCTGGTGAAACCCAAAGACCCCTCCGGACACCCTCTGCAGCCCACTGAGAGGGTCCGACAGAGGACCAGATTCACTATCAGCGCTTATAAG GAGTTCATAGTTGCTGCATTGGCATTTAGGAATAAATATGCAAGTCGCCCATATCTGCCAGAGGAGCTCATCCCTGCTGACCGCAAAAAG CCTTTTGTCAGCATTGACTCAGATGTGCTGTGGCCTAAGTGGTCTTCATTTGATGCTGAGCTGGGACCTGCAAGCGAGACCATCATCAGGTCGGAGGAGGGACGAGCTGCGTTGATGCTGTCGGCCTCTGGTGACACATTTTCCGTTGAGTTTACAAGCAGCCTCAGTCAGACACAGCGCCGCAGCATGCAGGGTTTCAGCAGAGACTCTGACAGCAGCCCAGGAAATCATCCTCAGCAGCAGCAAATAAGCAATCTGATCTGTCAGACTTCCAATGTTGAGAACAAACGGGTTCATCAGGGAATCGGAAGCAGAAGGAATGAATCTATTAGATCAAGGTCTTGTTCCCCTTGGACTCTCAGCACTGCTCAGCCAACG CCAGAGGAGATGTATCAATCCACCACAGTGGTACAGCATCACTCCTGCTGCGCTGTTGCCCCACCCTGGTGCTACCCTCTGTCCTTGGCTCGGCATCTCTGGACTACTCGTCTCTCTAAAGCTAAAGAAATAAGAACAAAGGAAATCAGCGAAAACACGCAGGGACACGAAAGCATCAACAAGCCAGAAATATCCATCACAGAAAGACAGTCTCATCTTCCTCTGGCGCTGCCTCTCACATGTCCATCACCTCACTGGCACAG ATGGAAGGTTGAAGACGGCCTGGTGGAAAAAGAACATCCAGACCAAGATCTTCCAACAGAGTTGTTAAAGGTGATGAGGTGTCAAGGAGTCACCTACAG GATACTGAGCGGGACGGTCTCAGTCATAGAGGTTTCTCCAGGTGGTGAATCAGTCATGCGGTCTAACGGGGTCCTTAATAATTATTTTACCCAACACAAACTCCTCTCAGGGCAG GTGAAGGAGGTAACATACCATCTGAACAGCCTTCCCCCTGACGTACCCGGACAGCTGTACTCTGTGTGCTCCATTGTGAGCCGTGCAGACAG GATACTGGCTTGCTATAATGAGGCCAAGCAATCCCTGAAGCTCACTGCGACACCAAGCTGCCTGCAAGAG GAGAGACGTTCTTCTCAACCAGCAAGGATGGAAGAACATCTTCTCAATCTTGTTCCTTTTGAGCAGCATGTGAATGTCACACAGACTGTAGAAAGTCG ATATTATGCTGAATATGTGTTGCTCTTTAACATCCATGCCCAGTTCTGTTAG
- the rnf34a gene encoding E3 ubiquitin-protein ligase RNF34a isoform X2, which translates to MKAGASSMWASCCGLLNEVMGTGAVRGQQPGFGAGAGPFRFAPSAGYSTYPPASSGSPSLVCKACGQAFSVFRRKYICCDCKRSFCSLCSVLQENLRVCATCNLLKATAFQRPRLMRLRVRDLRQYLLLRNVPTDTCREKEDLVDLVLCHRGIEEEEDPDAASLLSRSLYTPTPSTTQSASELSAFVASQEEPLSRSDSSDTNQDIGDATSVSLLNLDPSEHNPEVSPQTRRRARASLSDISSLRDIEGLSVRQLKEILARNFVNFSGCCEKWELVERVNRLYRETEENRKSLENVSSTETTDGEKAPLTVQDDNLCRICMDAVIDCVLLECGHMVTCTKCGKRMNECPICRQYVVRAVHVFKS; encoded by the exons ATGAAG GCAGGAGCCTCGTCCATGTGGGCTTCATGCTGTGGTTTGCTGAATGAAGTCATGGGTACAGGGGCCGTCAGAGGCCAGCAGCCAGGGTTTGGGGCCGGTGCTGGACCCTTCAGATTTGCCCCCAGTGCGGGATACTCCACATACCCGCCCGCCAGCTCAGGAAGTCCCAGTCTGGTCTGCAAGGCCTGTGGTCAGGCCTTCTCAGTCTTCAGGAGGAAG TATATTTGCTGTGACTGCAAGAGGAGCTTCTGCTCTCTGTGCTCCGTGCTTCAGGAGAATCTGCGTGTCTGTGCCACATGTAATTTGCTGAAGGCGACAGCGTTTCAGCGTCCGCGGCTCATGCGCCTACGAGTCAGGGACCTGCGTCAGTACTTGCTGCTCCGCAACGTCCCCACGGATACCTGCAGGGAAAAAGAAGACCTGGTGGACTTGGTGCTTTGTCACAGAGGcattgaggaagaggaggacccAGACGCGGCCAGCCTCCTCTCGCGTTCCCTCTACACGCCGACCCCTTCCACCACGCAGTCAGCCTCAGAGCTGTCGGCCTTCGTCGCCTCTCAGGAGGAGCCGCTCAGCAGGAGTGACAGCTCTGACACCAACCAG GATATAGGTGATGCCACATCTGTGTCTCTCCTCAACTTGGACCCCAGTGAACACAATCCGGAG GTCAGTCCTCAGACGCGGCGTCGGGCCAGAGCGTCACTCTCAGATATCTCCAGCCTGAGGGACATCGAGGGCCTGTCCGTCCGGCAGCTGAAGGAGATCCTCGCCAGGAACTTTGTCAACTTCTCAGGGTGCTGTGAGAAGTGGGAGCTGGTAGAGCGGGTCAACCGACTGTACAGAGAGACGGAGGAGAACAGGAAATCAT TGGAAAATGTGAGCAGTACAGAAACCACAG ACGGTGAGAAGGCTCCGCTGACGGTCCAGGATGACAACCTCTGCAGGATCTGCATGGACGCTGTGATCGACTGCGTCCTCCTGGAGTGCGGTCACATGGTCACCTGCACCAAGTGCGGCAAGAGGATGAACGAGTGCCCGATCTGCAGGCAGTACGTCGTGAGGGCCGTGCACGTCTTCAAGTCCTAA